The sequence tttttttttgtataattttcttCATAATAAAATATGCAATATTTACTAATGTATCTTAAACAAAATATCATGAATAACCTTATTTTGATACATGAAAACTATAAATCAATTTAACGAGCAAGTTATGACCgtttaaaatttgtatatactaatttatctatttatttttagtttttaattaattttttccaaTTTGAGACAACTGACattcttaaatatttttttctaaatattgTTTGTTCATGGTTTTCTTATTTAATGACATTTCAATTTTCATAGTATGTAGTTCTATGTAGTTTTTTTTGAGCTCATGTAGTTCTATTTAGTTAACAACGAAAATTTGTTACAAGATATAATTTCACTATTATAAgaagataatattatatattagtataatttatgtTAAGAAGGAAATAATAAAGTTGTCATGTTACAAAAGAATGTCTGCGAATATTTTAAAGATAATAATACGCATGGATCCTTTCTTATTGAATTGATTAATAATTTgtttaaatcaataaatattaaaataattataagttaataagtcaataaaattaatacatgcaattaaatttaaaaaataaaagagtatTGATCAATTACTTAATTAGTAgataatttttcaaaataagTTGATAACGAGTGAAGTTCAAAGTGAAATAAAGAAGGTTATGTGTTAATTATTATTAGTGTGatcttttttgtcatttttgcaCGTCCACAATAAGTGTAGTCATTCCATTTACAAAGATATATCATGATACTTTATCTCACTCACAtacattatttacaaaaaaaactcatttcacgaaccattttatttattacCTAACAAAAAAATTCGGTGTGACCTTTCTCTACTTCATTCACATATAcatctcaatatttttttaaatctgtGTCCTTTCATCCACACCACATCACaatcaccgcgcatagcgcgggagatacactagttgagatttaaattcaaatattaattatgtatttGGATATTACATATAATAGCCTGGGTCAggtttattaaatatttaggcCCAGCTCGGCTCAGGATAACCTTTATAGCGGGCCTTGGCTGGGCCCATGCTAGTGGATTGAAATGGGCATGTCCGTCCCTAGGTTCAACTTGGTTGAGTTTGGTGGGCTTCAAGTTggttttttatagttttttctTTTACATTCTTTGGGGATAACACTGGTGTTAACTTGCTGTGTTTAAATGCACTCTTTTTATGAACTCTAGGGATGTATTTGaccaaggtcgagaatggagGTATACGTTCTAGGGGTGTCTAGTTTATGGGTGAATTTGTATATTAACCATTAACTTTAACTTTAATACATCATACCaaacaataaatctatattttataaattccaCAAGTAGGCCTAGATGATTGGGATTGGAAGAAAATGATAGAACTCAAATGTGGCTTTAACGTGTGGGGTACACAGTGTTGTCTGAGGTCCTTATTAAGTCCTTACTAAGAATTATTTggaaaaagcttataagctcgaCCAATCAATCCTTATCTTAAATATTAGcattagaatattaaattggTCTCCACATTAAGCGTATTAATGGGGTTAGCTGCTGATCAGACAAAACCATCTTTCACTATTTGTAATTTCAACATGCACACGTACACAACAGcgatattttctttttcttttattttactattcagATATTAATAAGTTTAATTTTCTGGTTGATAAGAATTTCCATAAATCATTTTATACTCAATCCTAAATATATTATCTTTTGCTTTTAATGCCAACCATTCAATGCATTGGGTTTCATTTGGTCCTGAGTTgtatgtataatatatatacaacaTTATATAAATTGTTTAATGATAGGCCTAAAggcataatatttttgaatGGTACTAGAGTCTCGAAGTGTGCATTCAGTTTTCAGTGCGATTTTTTTTaggtggtcttgggtatatCCGGGTTGATTCGTACCCAGATATTGACCTGCATCCTGATTCAAATCCGCATCCTGATtaaaatcgtgtaaatgatactttttgttatacaaatgacactgtctgtaattgacactattatgttatacaaatgacactgcgtataaatgacactataacattgtaaacgacactgtataattgacactattcaaaaatataaatgacacttcttataattgacactataaaattttaaataacactataagattgaaaatgacactataacattttaaaatgttacagtgtcatttatataattgaatagtgtcaattataaacagtgtcatttgtataacataatagtatcatttacacgatttgggttaGAATGCGGGTTTCGATTAGCATACGAGTCAAGATCTtggtacgggtcaacccgggTGTATTGGAGattttatgtgtgtgtgtgtgtgtgtgtttttttttttttttgctaagatcaaatcaaattgaatttatatttagtttaaaaaaaactatatattttgCAAAAAATCGTTCCATTAATTTTTTCTCATCAAGGAATCAACAAATTAATTGCCTACAACTCTACGTGATTTATTAGAGATGGAACTTTTTAGTCCACGGTTAGTACTTAAGTACAAAATGAGACACCAATTATGAACTAAACTATtagtactatatttttttataaataaaataactggatacatatattaatattatacacGAATTGCTTCGGTCTTCCAAGTCaaccatttttaaaaaaaggtcTACCTCTCGTCACATCCACAAGCATATCAATTTCTTCTATTCCCCACTTTTTTTGTCTTTCTATATACTAATGTATTTCTCGCGCTATGCGCAGTGATTGTAATCTTAGACTCGTATAAATTGtgtatgtattttatattttcttcgtccacaaaaaatagtcctagaaaGAGATgatacagattttaataaaaatgattagtGTATTGTAAAAGAATAAATGATCAtacttaaaaattaatataaataatatttaattaattatattgtgagtgaagaaaaagaTCCATCATGTGATGCAAACTTTCCAAAACTATAATGAGACTATTTTTTTGTGGGCATCCTTAAATGGTAAAAATAgactcactacaaaaaaacatatCGGACACCGacgaaattaccgacggaaaataatccgtTGGTAATCACCAACGGAACAACGGCGAAATTCCAACGAAGacgttttcaaaattttaccgacggaattattagcgacggaaaataatccgtcgttacattttatttattatttttaatttatattttgattatttttttaaatttaccgacggaaatagCGATGGAATATTttccgtcgttaaatattatttatttatttttttaatttttttaattttttttaatttttttaattattatttttaatttttttaattattatttttaatttaccgacgaaaatagcgacggaattaTTAACGACAGAACATattccgtcgttaaatattatttattttttaattaataatccgtcggtaattccgtcggtaaatattattaatttttttgttatttttattatttttttaatatttttattgttttttaattaatattctaatttattcttatttttaaattattgagaatattttaaatttattgttattttcaacaataatatatatttttttaactaactataatattcatattttttattattttaaattcgatcgtatatttaccgtcattctTTCGTCGGCACCACAAGTTTTAGATATGACTTcagcatattctaaggttatgaataaatgatattttatattgaaatagagtttaaatgaattaatacgtgatagttatatcaataatacgcgtgttctgtactggtgaccattcaaaaagaacttcaaggttaagcgtgcttgaattagagcacaattaagatgggtgacccaatGGGAAGTTTGTTttaacgtatgcaattaagttcaaaatacattagaaataccaaaatacttgtggagaataaagctagattgatatttaaaatatatatatatatatatatatatatatatatatattatttttttcgtaaaaaaaataGCGACGAATACCGACGGTCATTTTCGTCGCTATTTCCGTCGCTGGTCGTCGTGTGCTTACCTACGGACGATCCGTCGGTATTttcgtcggtaattagcgacggATGCGAAATTCCgtcagtaatttttttatgaccaCTTTTACAACGACACACGGCGGCCGTCGTTGATCCGTCGGTGATCGaaattagcgacggaattttGGCGATTAGCAACGaaaaattccgtcgctaatcgCCCAGTTTCTTGTTGTGACTGTTTTTGTGGGCGTAGAGAGTAATTATTAGTATAacctaaaaataataattttattatcaaatttattatttgcaaattgatctaatattttaatataatcatgtaatttatgcaaaaatataacatttgtttatatatagatatagtatCACTTATATAATAAGTTGCTAATGATATAAACCTGATTAACAACTACTTTCAGATTCAAAATTAATAGTCAAATCaagtaatatataatataaaaaaataaaaagttacttcattcaaataatatattactttaaataatatattaaatttgatttttatttgttaactccttattttttttaatttaaattttatccttccaattaaatttatttccacGCACTtttctttataatatatatatatatatatatatatatatatatatatatatataccatttTATGATAAATTACATATGTCCTATTAATAACTttaaatactataaaataaataggcatacataattttaaaaaattaaaatattagaattagaaAAACTATAGAAAATTactgaattttaaaatattgattCTTGTTTCtagaaaaataatataaatagttTAATATGTTAAAACTTTCATTTACTATAAGTTgctcgttttaaattcattttttacatAGCATATATTAAATTAAGGGTTCTTTCATGATATTTTATATAACATGTATATTAGATATTTTatccaaaatataattatatgaaaataacaaaataatattttatattcaaaatgAGATAAATGGGaagataattaaaattttaaacaaCTTCTACAACACAAGCAACCAACAAATTAGtggtgcaaaaaaaaaaaatcggcagTTCTAGTTAGGtagtggatattttttttttcaattccagttatattcttcaaattgaatttaaattggAATATTAAATATGCTGAAGTGGTGAATATATATTTCCCATATTATTATCATTCtacaaactatatatatatatatatatatatatatatatatacaatattattattattttaaagaatattCACATAATTCTTTTATGATGCCATCGTTTTGTAATTTCCTTcataaaataaactataatttatattttaatgttttttaatagtaatattattttgttccattaacaaaatatatgcattaaataaatctaaatgcataatataatcaaaatatcataaataaaaaaaaaagaaagagaaataagaaacaaaaaagttttttttttttgaagaagaaacaaaaaaagttaaaagaaattaaaaaagcaATATACACGGCAGTTTTCTTTTTGTTGGAAGTGGTCAACATTTTCAATAGTGGATGAAGCAATTTTTTTCCATAAATTCCAATTACACCttgtaattgaattaaattacatttactttgctttttatatatataaagataaagattTACGATTACTAGCTACAAAAATCGTTACGCGGACTGGCCTACttgtggaatatatatatatatgtggacaACTAAACTATCACCTAGACTTTGTAATCCTAATGCAACAACGACTTTTATTAGTTCGCAAAATCATTCAAAAAGACTAATTTTTAGTAATTACTCAACTCTCTTCCCAACTTTTAGCATCCAATTTTCCACTTTAGTTTGTCccaaattttgttattcatttttatttttaataaaaataagtgGAACCCTTAGTCCACTTTAATCACTTTAACACTGTCATAAAGGTGAGACCCTTATTCAACTTACAACACACTCAATTACTTTATTAAACTCGATGTCATTCTtaaatgaatactaaaagttAGGACATAAGGAGTATTAAACTGAATTTTTGAGTGATGTTATGCAGCCAAAATATTGCTAACCATAAAttgttcaaataaaaaaaaactcgattcatttaatttttgttaaataaaaaaaggatTTTGCTATTTCACTATATTGTCTATAATTTAgctatttcttaattttttttccataattttttatttaaaaaaattggttgCAATGTagataatacaataaaaaaactaattttttcttattttaaaaattataaataaaaacatcAATTAGATTCAAACAAAACAAATGGAACAAGACAACTTTCCCaacttgcaatttttttttctacaaaattcaatattttatacAAATCTACCTATTCAGAAATTTCTAAGGTGAATACCAACCAAGTTGAACATCATTAATCATAGTTTATTCTTGGATGCATGAATTAGAACATGGAAATCCACATCGCTCACCTACACTACTCATATATTCTTATTTAAACACTTGAATCAGCGCATACATAAATGACTTCAAGAAAAGCACATGGtttcttcaattaattaattacacagAATACAGTGCTTTGGAGAGGATCGATACATCCATTATCATGTGCATAGCCATTTTACACATTGTTTCTGATAATAATTGAGGAGAGGAGATATAGCCATTTTACACATTGTTTTTGCTGAACCTAAACTAAGATTCCATCAAATTCTTTCTCAGAAAAATATACACTCGTTTTCCTTGGATCATGGCGGCATATGCAGCCATAGTTTCTGTTATACATATCATCGATACAATCGAGCATCACCATTCCCCTCCAATTTGTATCGACAAACAACAACTTGAATCTCTCACTCGAATTGTTACCTCTTTGCAGGAATTTCTTGAAGGTTATAAGTCCCTTGTTGCTGACGGAGATGAAGCTGATCCGCTGGAGATGCGTATTGTAGATGCAGCTCATGCTGTTGAAGATGTTATCGAATCACATATTGTGGATGTGATTAAACTGGGTAGATCTAGTCCCAATCCCAATGAAGTCAGTTTCATCAACTTGTATCAAGATCTACAACAAGTGATAGAAGAAATGAATCTCTAACTCAAATTTTTTACCTGCAGATATTTCTCCAAGGCTATGTTGTAGATGCAGTTCATGCGGCTGAAGAAGTGAATTCTGGAGAGGAAGTCAGTTGCATCGACTTCTATGAAGATCTACAGCAAGTGATAGAAGAAATGAATGTGATCAAGAAGGAAGCCATGGAGATTGCAGCCGAAACTCAGCTGCAGAGAAAGGTCTCCTCGACTCATGCTGGCTCCTTGACATCCTCTTCCAATGTGAAGGAAGGCATGATGGTGGGCTTTGACGACGTGCAACTTCAACTCTTGGATTGGCTCACTGGAGGGAACCGTAACCGCCAAATCCTCCCAATCACAGGGATGGGCGGGattggtaagaccactcttgcccgGCATATATTTGAGCATGCCCTTGTTAAGGAGCATTTTGATATTTGTGCGTGGACTACAATTTCTCAAACTTATAATATTAGAGAAACACTTGGTCAAGTTCTTAAACAAGTGACTGGAAATCTGGGTAGTGATGATTTGAGTGAGAACGAATTGGGAGAAAAGTTGTACAAGTATTTATGCGGTAGgagatatatttttatattggatgatatgtggagtgtAGAGGTGTGGGACAAGATGAGGTTTTTCTTTCCCGATTACAATGATGGGAGTCGAGTAATAGTAACAACTAGGCTCTCAAACTTGGCTGCCGAGTTGACAGACTCTAACATCATTGGTATGAGATTTTTAGATGATGTTTGTAGCTGGAATTTGTTCTCCAAAACTGTATTTGGGGGTGACGGTTTTCCTCTTCAACTTGAGGAAATCGGAAAGAAAATCGTGGGTAAGTGTAAGGGACTTCCTTTGTCGATTGCTGTGATTGGGGGTCTTTTGGCAAAGTCCGAACTTACACTTGAATATTGGGAGCACATAGAGAAAAACTTAAGCACGATAGTGAATtcgaaaaatgatgaatattgcTTGAGAGTATTGAAACTGAGCTATGACCATTTGCCTGCCTATCTGAAGCCTTGTTTTTTGTACATGGGGATGTTTGGGGAAGATGAGGAAATTAGGGTTGCAGAACTCATGAGGTTATGGGTTTCTTTCTTAAACCAATAATCAATAAAAGCTTGGAAACAATTGCCAATGAGTATCTGAAGGAGCTAGTTgatagaaaccttattctagtTCATGAGTTGGGGGCAGTTGGGAATATAAAGCACTGCAAAATGCATGATTTACTGAGAGATGTATCAtttcaagaagctgaaaagcAGAGGTTTTATTATGTCTTAAGGCAACATTGTCCTCGAGGGATAAATAGCCATCGCCGCATTTTTATTCCCGAAAGCACTTCAAATAGGACATTCAAGAATGCCTTGGATACTATGTCACGTGCTCGTTCTTTCATATGTCATTGTTATAATGTACCAGAAAAATTTCAAAAGTTTGGATTTTTGAGGACATTGACTACAAAGTTTTCCAGCAAGTATTTAGAAGAAAATGTGTTTCAATTGGTGAACTTGAGGTACCTTTCAGCTGAATTTCGTGAGGGATTCCAAATCCCTTCTTCAATTAGTCTGCTCTGGAATCTACATACACTAATTGTTTCTTGTAGGGGTAAACCTACGACTGCACCAGTAGAAATTTGGAAAATGTATAAGCTTAAGCATGTCAAGTTCGGAAATAAAGGAATGTATCTCCCAGATCCTCGGAGCGGGCATAGTGATGTTATGATGGAGAATCTAGAGACGCTCAAAGGAGTGCTTGATTTCAACTTGAATGAAGAAGTGGTTAAGAGAATTCCCAATATCAAGAAACTGGCTATAAGATACCAGGATGAAGTAATGGACAGAGTGAAGTGCCTCAGCTATCTTCAATGTCTGAGTAAGCTGGAAAGCTTGTTGTGCCTTATTCGATATGGAAGTGAAGAGTATCCGCAGAGTATTAGCTTCCCGCGCTCACTCAAGAAGTTGTATCTTGGAGGCGTATACTTCGATTTGGAGGAAATTCTGGAAAAGATAGGTTCATTACCACTTCTTGAGAAGCTCCAACTGTTCGGTGGGCAGTTTGCAACACGCAGTTGGGAAATAGTTGAAGGCCAATTCCCCAGACTCAAATACTTGGAATTGTGGGAGTGTTGGGATATGGAATGTTGGACGTTAGAGGGCTCCTGCTTGCCACGCCTTGAGCAACTTAGTCTCTGCGTTATGAATTCGTTTGAGGAGTTCCCTTCAGAAATTGGAGAAATAGCAACActcaaattaattaagttgttCAAGTGCAGTGAATCAATGGTTGTGTCTTTGAAAAAGATAGTAGAGGAACAAGAGGAATTACAAGGGGACCCACCCTTTCATGTTCTAGTTAAGTTGAACAACGTCAACCAAGAACTGCAGAGCTTGGCAACTCCCAACTTTCGTGTAGTCAAATGGTAGTTTGATGTGATGAGGAATTAAATTGTGGGAATACTAATTTGAGtgattaattttcaatatctCTCTCTTCCTTCTTTTAAGTGCCGGATCAATTTAACCCGTCCCAAGGGTTGGTGGCCACATGGGATTGAGGCGATTAAAGAGCTTGTGGGGGTTCTCTTTACCTTTTGTGCGCGCCTGGTATGTGTGTTTGGTCTGCAATGGCGGCTGGCGGGTCACGTTTGTCTATGGGTTTGTGGTTGGGTGGTTGTCGTTGGGATGAGCCGAGGCGActtgggggcgatggttaggccggagctcccGA comes from Salvia miltiorrhiza cultivar Shanhuang (shh) chromosome 3, IMPLAD_Smil_shh, whole genome shotgun sequence and encodes:
- the LOC131016884 gene encoding putative late blight resistance protein homolog R1A-4, with the translated sequence MAAYAAIVSVIHIIDTIEHHHSPPICIDKQQLESLTRIVTSLQEFLEGYKSLVADGDEADPLEMRIVDAAHAVEDVIESHIVDVIKLGRSSPNPNEIFLQGYVVDAVHAAEEVNSGEEVSCIDFYEDLQQVIEEMNVIKKEAMEIAAETQLQRKVSSTHAGSLTSSSNVKEGMMVGFDDVQLQLLDWLTGGNRNRQILPITGMGGIGKTTLARHIFEHALVKEHFDICAWTTISQTYNIRETLGQVLKQVTGNLGSDDLSENELGEKLYKYLCGRRYIFILDDMWSVEVWDKMRFFFPDYNDGSRVIVTTRLSNLAAELTDSNIIGMRFLDDVCSWNLFSKTVFGGDGFPLQLEEIGKKIVGKCKGLPLSIAVIGGLLAKSELTLEYWEHIEKNLSTIVNSKNDEYCLRVLKLSYDHLPAYLKPCFLYMGMFGEDEEIRVAELMRLWVSFLNQ